AAACatcaaagttgttttcttttcaatatAATTGAGAGCTGttgaaaattaaataataatactGCCACACTTCTTGTAAATTAATTTTCAGTTAACTTACTTATTactattttcataaatatttcttTCCTGCAAAATAAGATTTCTGTAAAAGAAAATTGCAAAGTATTTCTATATACTTATTCTCAAagtagaagaaaaaaaaacatgccgTGAAATTCTCGTtacctgaaataaaattttactACCAAAGCATGTCATGAAAATTAACGTTCATTTGATTTCGACAGTGTGACTTCTGCTACACATGCATAGGCACACGTGATCCTTGTAAAATGACCCTTTCATTAGGGTGGTTAAAATCATATTAAAGATACCGAGAATTGTATTTGATAGTCTGTTTAAACAAATTAAAGATACAAGCATtccactttttttttaaagcccTCCCTCCTTCCCTATCAAAAGCATGACttacattttcttttctctttttcgttctgtatatttgtttgtttgttattttatgtttgtttgttgttggtggtggtcaCACAGTGCTCAGCCTCTGTTGCCACGTAGATATAGACATCAGAGAAATAGCGTTCATCTGGacgacaaaaatgaaaacaaacaactcAGAAGATTTAGCTCTTTGGAAAATGTTAAAAATTCTACTATTGCTTGGCCAGAAGTTGCTGATTCTTCTTACTATTCAGGGTAGGTGCAATCACCCCTATTTCAGTATAAATAGAATAACCTGCTGTAGAGATGCATAGGACTCTTCCACATTGTGAAGGGGTACAGTATGGCAATTATTCAAGGAACAGTAGCTGCATTCAcctcatatttcaaaaaaaaaaaattagaataaCCACACTGGAGAGGTGTGGAGTATTCCACTTTGTGAAGGGATAaagtactataataataattattcaGGGAACATGCAGGTGCAATCACCCCTATTTCAGTACAAATAGAATAACCCATTCTGGCAGCATTTTCATGTAAGACTCTTGAAAATTTGTCAAGGGATAGGTAAGTAGCAGTACAGTGTGATGTAATATTCTTTGTTATTTGTACCGTTGCTTGAGAAATTACAAAACGTTTAGTCTGTGTAAAATCATACCATTCCATACAACAATAGTACACATGTTTGATCTCTTTATCCCTTGTATTCCCCACACTTTGGGTTTTATAATGTGTTTATAATTAACACTAATATTGATAAAGTGACTAGTTTTCAGAAAGGACAGCATACATATATGATAAAGAGTAAACATGATTGCATAATTTATAATTTCCAGAGCTACCTTTTAATTTCTGATACTTGTAGTCTTTGCTGCTTGCAACTGCCAACCATACTGTAATTATTAAACTACAAAATAACACAATCCCAAATGAAGATTTCATAAATTTGCTTTTTCGCTGGCATTGCAGCACAAGGTTTACTCAAGATTCCCGAGATTTCAGCTTTCTGTGACAATGAGCACATGAAAACTATGTTATGTATTGGAcatctttgaaaatattttagtttGAATTTTAGGGGTTTTCAGTTTAAAGAAATGAaagtattatataatatattgtggTAATCGTTATAATAAAAATTGAAGTATTTAGTAAAAAGGTAATGGTTCCAGGTGTTTTGCTGCCTAGGACATGAACACCTCAACCCTATAACAGTCCACACACGCCTACCAGTAGTAAGGTGTGAAATGGTTTGTAATCAAATCGGTTTCAATTACATTTCTGGAATTTTCTGACCGTagaaagaaatatgtttattacTTTAAGCCTTTATTCTGGTTTCGTGTTTCAgaacaatattgaaataaaaagtacactcaaaacaatagacctgttgctggttccaagatgcattgaaCATCTCTCCTTACAATGCCAGTGCAGACACACAGTGCAccttggaactggaaaatcaactatgataacatgtaccatgcTTTGTAATCAAATTAGCTAGTATGcagtacatttttgaaaatttctgaCCATCAAACGAAATCTATTGTTTTGCATACACTGTCAGTTTAGTTGTGTATTTCAGAACAACAGTCAGGTAACCAGAAAAGTACAACCAAAAGAACAAAAGACTTTTTGAACACAATTTGCAAATTTGGCTACTGTTTACTAATCTAGTTTCTCCATGCCTTGAGTAGGAAAAGATCTATTAAGATCTGTAAAGGTAatcttgttatattttgtgtacatttcaggaAGGGAGACAAAGAAGGCAATGGTAATGGTGTCAACGACttgatgaaaagtgaaataagtgaaagtGGAAGTCTGTTAGCTAACGTTAGTATTGATACAAATCTTGACGAAGACTTGACAGACTTAGAGTTACAGAGTATCACGTCGTCTGTCATGTCACCACTACAGACACCAACGTCGGTGAGAACACCCAGTGATAACGGTGTATTAATGCCAGCCACGGTCAAACCACGGAAAGAAAATATGCACGTCATCAAGAAAGAAGAAGAGAGGGGAGAATTGTTGAAAAGAAAGACACCAAGTGTTGAACGTTTAAATAAAAATGGCGAGATTCCTGAGAGGGTAGATGGCGATTCCATCAATGATAGTTCTCCGGATAGTATTCCTGATTCCATTATTATGGATCAGCCACCGATGAGAACGAAAACGAAACATGGCGAAGCCTTCTTTATAGATACCTCACCGACAAGTCCTGTAGAACCAGCTGTCACAGGCAGTTACACAATCGCTGACAAACCAGTAACGGCAGAAAGCGCTGTTGCTGCTGGTATACCGATTGTTAGCGAGTCTCCTCGTAAAAACCCGAAGGAGTATTTACACGGTAATCCTCATACGAGACACGATATGAACATTACAGGCAGTCCACAGCATAGCAGACATACAGAAACACCACGGCAACCCGCAGGGAAAATCACATCGATGGATGGGGCAGGTACTAACCATATAACAGACACAGAGATATCtagagacagggacagagaaCTACATAAACTGCATAATGACCAGACAGATAGAGAAGACACGAAAAAACTTTTCATGATGCAATTTGGACAGGCTATGCACAGACAGCAACATGTAACGCCGCACCAACAAGATTTGGGTGGTGAAGACGGCAAGACTTCTCACGTAGCATGCCGTGAGGCTTACGACACCACCACGACGGACACAAATCACACGCATGGCAACCATGCTGACAATAGAACTATGCATTTGCACAATAATGTTTTGACGCGACAACACGAGGATGAACTGACAGGGCATAATGCGCATAGTAACACTGTTAATCATAATATGACTTCTTGGTtacaacacacacaccaacaccATTCTACTAATGATAACAAGACAGACTCCACTTCTACAGTGCCGGTCACCAGTGAACTCATGCAGATCAGGATGAAACTCGAAGAAAAACGCAGGCTCATCGAAAGCGACAAAAAACACCTGGAGAAGTCCAGAGCCAGACAGCGACAGCGCATGGGCAAAGCTGCGTTTCTACAAGTCATCGGGAAGAAAGATGGACCATCGAGTGAAGTGGATGTACGAGAACGACTTGCTCCCAGACAACAGAACGTCGGACAACAACCCGTTCCTGACGAATATTATAATAAGTCCTTTGAAAAAATTAATGCTAATTTAACTCAACTGCAAGGGGAGTTACTTCGGCTGTCACAGCAGCAAGAGCAAATGAAAACTGCAATGACAGATAGTCCTCGGGAAAACGAACCTCAACAAGAACATTTCTGGCTTGACAGGTCAGGTGACCAACGTCAAGGAGATACAGAGAGTGGAGGTGGTGTTGGGggtttttatttaggggagacgCCATCATCCAGTGTAGCGTCTACCCCTTCATCAACTAGATCCTGGGCAGCTGAGAATCCACTGTCAAAACAAAGTGACTATGTTGGAAACTGGGCTTCAGCTCCTAATCTCACAGGTAGCAAACCTCAGCGAGCCCCAAGCCCTGCTTATGCCGAGAGCCCTGATAAATACCACCAAATTGGTGTCACGCCAAGTAAATTCCAACCACCAGATAGGTATCAGCAACCATCTGTCACGCCTAGTAAATTTCAACCACCTGATAGATACCAACAACCTTCAGTTACACCCAGCAAATTCCAAGCACCTGACAGGTACCAACAACCTGCTATCATACCAAGTAAATTCCAACGCCCAGCTTCTCCTAGGTTGCAATCCGGCTTTCAACCGGGCGTAACACCAAGCAGGTACCAGCCAATGACTACACCTAGCATAACGCCAAGTAAATTTCAACCACCAGACACAGGTCCAGCTAACTTCTCACCTGCATTCTCCATATCACCTGGTGAACCTAACACTTCCATGGGGACTAACTTTGCCTACTCACCATTCACTAACCAGACACCATCATCTGTGACTGGCTTTACACGTACTAACCAAGCAGCACCAGCAGTAACTGGCTACACACCACCATCAACTAACCAAAATACAAGCCCCATACCATTTACATTAGAGCAAGCAATGTCATCACCGTATCCAGCTGTCTCCCAGCAACCAGCATCATTTGCTCCATCAGCATCTCACGTCTCCCAGCAACGGactgtacagccattgcagccCTCTGCAACTGCACCTATACAGCCAGCTGCAGCTTCAACACCATCACCAGAGCTATTGCCGCAAACCTTGCCATCACCAGTTCAACAGCAACCAGTACAGCAGCAGCCATCACCAACAAAACAGCCTCGGGTGGTGCAACAACCTGAGTCCATACCCCAGAAAGTGGTGGAGACAGAACCAGTGAAACCAACCCCAGTCATTGCACAAGTACTTCCAAAGAAAGTCGAATCAGAAAAGAAAGTCAGTCAACCTGGCGACATCAATACTATCGCCATGACGCCACAACCAGTGGTACTGGAAAAAAGTCCTATAATCATGGATATCAAAGAAGAAAGAGAGAAGCAGCAAGTACAAGAGGAAAATGCCAAGGAAGAGGAAGAAGGGGAGGATGGAAAAGTACGAGGATTTATAGTGGGCCAGGAATCAGTAAGTTccatgtattcatatcactaacCCTTTTGCTATTCAACTatgcatacattatattattacatgtgttccacagattacttgcactggtgtgcgcgtgcatactagtggtattttcactgcagtgcaatactgaaaacattattgcatacatgaGATGTAAATGAGGATGAGattacacatgtaataataacagaaccctatgATGTGCAATTATAACTATGACATACTCAGGGGTACgccacacttgtactcacaTGACATcgggttctgtcatattcttcCATGGTGTATTGTTTGATAcctatttgttttttaaatcagTTTATATATATTAAGAAAGCAATGATGCAGTAGCCCATAGCAATGATACCCGATAAAGGCACaacatcaatttgatgtttctctgaaatcacaagtaattgtaggtgaggtaaaatcatgaaatgactttccagaacctATAGCTTATCAAAATgtgtctatttcctggagtggtattcccctttaaaTGGTAGATACTCACTTACTTACAATGCATAGGTCAGAGGTGTCAAGCTCCAATTTTTCCAAAAAGTACACATCTGACTTTGTAAAACAGGACACGCTTCTTAAATTGTACCActattttgtctttttacagGCTAATGATATAAGTACAGCTAAGAAGAAAGAGAATTTCTTGAGAAGTAGGTTAAAACGACAAGAAGAAGAAAGAGCCAAGAAAGCTGCAAGAGAAGTGGAAGCTGAGAAAAGACGAGAAGAacagaggttagtctagtttgTCATAATAAAAGACAAATATGTCTGTGAATTTATATATTCCTTGGCTGTACTCTACCCAGTCTGGATGCCAAAATGgtggtgtaaatcgtaatgatactgtatagccCGGAACTcgactacatgtatacttataCTGTACCATCCTATACTGTTAATGATGTAATCAAAAGACTAGATTACACTTCCATCTAAGGTAGATTCATCCAGACAAACCTTTCATTATATCCCATTGATTGGATCTTTTAATTATGATGCCCTCTTTGATCCCTTGTTTTCCATCACCTTCGTAGTTCCTTTCGCTTGGGCTAAAATAGTCGACAGGTTTAGAAAGTTTTGGTATCAAACTGAAGATGTACTTATTCAAGGAAGTCTGCAGTGAGAATGGATTGACCAatcacccaaccaaccaacaaatacataaattgatcaatcaatcaatcaattaatcaatcaagcaagcaagcacaATTCAattattgaatgtttttatGATTGAAGAGTTGGTTGGTTAGATGTTTGATCTTTCAGTTGCTTGGGTGGTTCATTGattcatttttgaatgattgattgattgattgattgattgtttgattgattgattgattgattgattgattgattgattgatttgtcaGCCATTAAGTACCATAAATAAAGGTTCCATCATACAAATTGTAGCACTGAGTCAGTTATATCACAGTGACTTTATTTCATAAACATCAGTGAACCATTTCtgaaacaacacagagacattTCTACAAAAGTACAATGCAAAGTAAGCCAAAGATTTTCGAGATATCGGAATCTTCATCATGAGGGCAAATTCCTGATTGAATTCCCATATATTCCATGTAGGATAAAACAGGAAGAGGTTGAAAGGAAAAAGGAAGAAGACAGACTAAGGAGAGAAAGGTTAAAGCAGGAATACCTGaagagaaaacaacaacaacaacaagaacaggAACAAGAAAAAGAAGACAAGGACATTATTAGGAAACCTAGGAAACCAAGACCCAAGTCAAGAGTTCTTAGTCAACCTAATTTAGACCAAGACCTTGGGAGTAGGGAGTCAGTTGTGTCTACTATGTCAACACAGTCACAAGGTAGGTTTAATAGTTAGGGAGTTAGGGAGTCTGTTGTGTCTACTATGTCAACAGTCACAAGGTGTAGGTTTAATAGTTAGGGAGTTAGGGAGTCAGTTGTTTCTACTATGTCAACAcagtcattcacacatttctgGGAGTTATCTGCCATCTTTTCGGATTGCACACCATGTTTATTGTGGGCATGAACATGTAGGATGTAACTCAAAAAACTGAAAAGGAGAGATGTGATTGGATGCAACAACATTTTGTTGCAGAACAGCAATCAAACAGACCACCCTTCAGACATTTGTGGACAGGGATGCtgagagcgccctcaacgacagatctttcagtctacatgCCATTTTCTGTCTTCCATCTGTTTATGTTGTACACACTAACCTGTACTATTcattgtgtgtgtatgataACATTTATGATTTTAGCTCTAAAACTAAAATTACTGACTACTAATTGTAAAACGGGAATGTAAATCGGGAAAATCAACACAAAGTGAATAAGTCAATGGTTAATTAAATGTAAACGCGTCAAATATGTCAATAAAGAAATTAGTATCATTTACAGCACAGAAACCATTTACAATCTATATTTTCTACTGTAAACTGCAGTaaaattcttgaaaaaaaaaaaaaattggaagtTGTAAATTTCAAGGAAGAGTGAATTTACTCTTTCATTCTCAAGCAGTGAAATAGTACCGGGGGTATTACAGAAGAACCTCCACACACATATTTCATTGGTAATTATTAGCATTTTATAGTTTAATCAAAGTGGTCATTGACCTTAcactgtatatttgtgtgtgttcactgatgtTGTATGTCTGTAATATCAGGGAGTTCATTATAAAGGAGTTCGTAATATCAAGGGTTGAGTGGGTATTGCTGTAGATAACTAACACTTCGCCACTAACCATTTCTAACCAAgcctgctgtgtgtgtgtgtgtgtctgctaCCTGTAGGTCGCGTGCCGACGTCTACACACACTTCACCCGGTAAAACCGTAACCACGGTGACATTCTCCAACACATTAACTGTAACAGACGGTCAAGGTGCCGCATCACCAGCCACTACAGATACATCATCTACACCTTCTGTAACTTCAAACGGAGCACAACATGCTAATGTCTTTGCCGAGTATTCTGGTGTGTTATTTCTTTCCTCTTATCGTACCTTGCATGTACTCGTAACTTGCATACTGACCAGTTCTACAAAGTACAATGGAAGCAATAatagccaaatgttgttgtgggtcaaaatgataaaaactagcATTTCaattgtgagtcaccacatagtaagagataggggaacaccaacgTTTGGtgcatcacaagaaattgtgtgtgtcaatggCAATTCAAATTGGCTTAAAGGACACTCGGATCTTGCTcaacaaaaattgtacaaacaTTGCCTAACTATAAATTAACAGGATCTAACaaaaaaattggtcaataaTGTAATATGCAATTATGACCCATAATAAATAAAGGGggaaaaaatttgaaaaaggCTTGCTACAGATAAACACTCTTAACTGAGACTGTAAAGTATACAAATACTTGACTTGTCACAAACATTTACAGAAATTCTATGATGACTATAAAACTCAGTATGCAAGTTATGATGGGTGTATGTTGGTATTAACTCTATATTCTAAACATttcacataaatacatgtagtatatgaaGATATATAAGCTATAAGGGTATACATAAATAACTTTGTCATGATGTAATACATACACTGGACAACTTCTCTTGCATGTGTTTATTCTGCATGTGAAATaacctttttaataaattaaCACATTATCATTGACAATAGAGCAAAGAATCACAAATATTAAAACAGAATCATTAATTTAATAAATCATgtcattgacagttttttttttgtcatcagtaaaagtatttttttaagtTTGGCATGCTCTCTTTTTTGGTTGGGAGGGGGCTATTACTGTCACTGTACAGTGTGACCATTGAACGTACTACAGgatatgtcatattttcatattacacTGTTAACAGTATTGAATTTGTTGCATGAATGTCTTTATGCAGATCTATGGCAAAGTTAACATATGTGAAAACCAAGCATGTCGACATGTACTCTGAAGTAGTaaagacaaatacaaaaaaattgtatgtttctgATAACCGGACCGACCCTAACTTCAGCTGCTGACTCTAAACATTTTCACAACGAGTTAGAATTTACTTCTGTTTCTGTGTAAACTTtattgccaaagtatctttgggCAAGaattgtcttttaaaaaatcaaattctGGAGATACCGAGTGTAAGTTGAATTTGTATGTAATAGTTTATTGTATTTGGCTACTTCacatataattgtcttcatttacttcgtTTACACCTCGTCAAACTATCActgaagtattgtgaccgatgAGTATATTGTCTTTGAGTTGAAGCAATTTctaaccaccaccacccccccccccctcaaaaaaaagaagaagaagaaaaagataaaataactaaaataaaatttcgaCCCACCTACCCTAATTTCTgatgtcatgttatcagaaacaaagaattatttttatttttacctaATTGAATgcctatatacatataaatctgTGAGCATCATATTCTATCCATCAAGAGTGAAAGTGCTGTAAGGAAATCAGGAACAAAGAAATTGGCCATCTCTAATAGTATTACCATTGTCTTTACAGGACCTAAGCTGTTTGTAAAACCCACCACTAAAACTAATCGTCACTTGATCACCAATGCTATCACATACTGTGTATTACCTGGATATGTTAACAGAGACATGAAAGATAAAATACTGGAGGTATGTATTCAGTAGAGGaactatatgtgtgtgtcacaATCAATTGTCCCTACGTAGAAAGTCACAGGAGAATGGCAACatggccatagagggcgctgttgctTTTCTGGTGACTCAAggaaaatactaaataaatatatatgagtACACATGGTTTGTTTGGAGCAGTTATAAAACTCTTTAACTGTATGTTAAGATTCAGTGTTACAACACGCCATTGTACGCTCCATTCTTACAAGTGAAATTGAACACGCATTTTTTTATGACTAAGAGAAGAGGCAGGCCTTACCGGAATATTAATATGACCAAAACTTTTTCTTTCACGAATTCTCAGTCTCTGTCTCGTAAGACAAAAGCATCCAATGTCTCAAATTTTGTATCATTGTAAACGTTAAgatcaattttacatttttcttcAATCAATGAGGAAACAATTCTGTATTATTTTGACACCCTGGATAATGCTGATTAGATGGTACTGAAAATTCCAGatttagttttcaaattttgtttggacttttcaattatcaattataataatatttcattttttgaattttcaggAGTTAGCCAAAGCAGAAGCCAAACACTTCCTTATTCTTTTCCGGGATGCTGGGTGTCAGTTCCGTGCATTCTATGCCTACACACCAGAAACTGAGGAAATTGTGAAATTCTATGGAACAGGACCTCGTCAGGTGGCTCACAGTATGATCGAAAAATTATTCAAGTAAGTTTTATATTATAGCATGTATATACAGAAATACTTGAACGTCAGTGCAAGATGACAACATCACAAGAATATAACTAAGCAATCATTATCTCTTATTGTTGATTTTCATGGTTTACATACATAGTTGTGTATGTAGTacgtacatccatccatccatccatccatccatccatccatccatccatacatacatacatacatacatacatacatacatacatacatacatacatacatacatacccctCACTCCCATCCCATCTCAGCTCGGCTCCATAAGTTAACATTGCATCATTAGTTTTCAGAACTAACaatcattgttgttatttacttGTAGGTACAACTCTGGTGGCAAACACTTCTCAGTGATTCCATCCAAGACAATGTCTGTGTCAGTGGATGCCTTTACAATACATAATCACCTGTGGCAGAGCAAGAAAGCTGGGCTACCTAAAAAACATTGAAGCTGTTTAGTGTTAACCagatttgtgtacatttcatgggGACTTTTGTCATTGCGATTCATACACGTACAAATGAACTTACCAGCAAAACCTTGTCAGTTTCATCCAAGGTCGTCTCTCTGAACTACGTCGTATAAATGTCATGACAGATGTCAACGTATGTGCTGAATGTAGAGTTATCTGATGTGTAGCATTGGTCAATTTTCAAAGGAAGGCAAGCAACTCTTTGTGAGACTGTAATGTATAAAGTTTTGTTCAGCAAGTCAGTCTTAATTTGTAAATTGCCAAGTAGTGCTCAGCTCTGTGCTGTGTTCTGTATTTGTGTGCAATTTGCCAATGATGGAAACACTGCAGAGTTATTCCGAATCCTGAAGACTCGTCCACTGTTGTAAGATGTGAAGGCCATCCCACTACTATAAGAAATAGAGACACTATTCCGAATCCTGAAGATGCTTCCTATGTTGTAAGAATTGGAAGTCCATctcactactacaagaaatagAGATACTATGCTGTTAAACAAAAAATCAGATGAGGTCCTCCCTCATACTGTAGGAATTGAGATCCTCCCTATGCGATAAGCACAGTGATGAACCTCCACTTTCCTTATTGCAAGAAATTGAGACCCTACCTATGGTTTGAAGAGAGAAGGCCTTCCCATACTTTAGAAGTGGAGACCCTCAAAATGTTGTAAGGACTGAAGGGCCCCACCCCCATACTGTAGAAATTGAGACCTTCAAGTGTAAGCAGTGATCACCTCCTGTAGGAATGGATACCCTCTCAGTACTGTAAGCAGGACCTGCTACACAACGAGAAATGGAGACCCCAATGATTTCACAGTGGAGTCCCTTTCAGCACTGTAAGCAGAGAAGACTCCCCCATTAGTGAAAACCGCTCCATGGTATAAGTTAGTGACACTGCAAGCTGTAGACAATGGTGGCAGTAACCAAATCTCATCAGCAGGTCCTACAGCTACCACAAACAAAAAAAGTCACTGGAATGCTGTAAGCAGTAAAAAGTAGTGATATCCCACCCTATACTGTTAACAGCTACCATTTTACATAGTACTGTGTATGTGTAACTGCCATACAGTAAATAAACCAATGCCCCGATTTGTATAACGTACTTTCTAAATATCATCATTTCCAATGTGTGTACAGCCATTGTATATTAATACCACTATGTGGCAATTCCTAAGTGGCAATTTAAACAAGTCTGTGATTTTTTcccagaaaaaaaatgttgaatatatatgtactgCACTGTTAAGCTTAAGTGATCGTGATTGTATGAATTTGAGGTATATTATGCTCAGAGTAGAATTCCCTAGACATATTTTGAATTGGATTATATGACTCTGCACCCACAGAAATAAGAATttacgataaaaaaaaaatcttgtccTATCCAGATATCAAAACAGATCATTTCCATTAAGCAATGGAGACCAAAATATTGAAAGTCCTTTTTTGGCTGCCTATGCCAAAAGTGAGAGAAAACGAGAATATTCATTCGTTCAATTAATAGATTCAGTGATAACACTGCTGCTGTAGAACTTGAAGATGTATAATTCACCATTGTAACAAAACTTACGAAGACAAATAACAGAAttgtgaaaatcaaaatattgtcaTACTAAGGATAAAACCGAGTCTTAATTAAAGTTATAATGGCTGTTTTGTAGTTTCATGCTCCGAAATTATCTTAGAGACAAAAAACTTTGGAAGAACTCAGTTTTAGTAGTGTTATTTGCTGTTAAGTGCAAAGTGTATTATGGAAATATACACCGTGTGTTGAAAGTGTGTTATAATAGGTTTCCTGTAATGGCCACAATTTGGTACATTGGGAAGCtcaaaatcaacaaaacacTGCAATGTGTGCGTATATGATGTGACTAATGTGTTCATCAAAGTTTATTAAAGTAGATTACTTGTAACAGccataatttgaattattttaaattgtGAAATCAGCACAAATCTGTATTGTGTGCATATTATGTAACTGTAAATTCATCGCAGTTTATTTATGAGAGATTTATTGTAATAGTGACTTTCTCATCAATTTCATGATATGTTCATTTCAGTCATACTGTGGAGTGACACTTTGGTGTATATTTCACTACAAAATTTCATATGTTCATTTCACTGTGGGGTGACacttttgtgtacatttcactcaCTTTCATGATATGTTCATTTCAGTCATACTGTGGAGTGACACTTTGGTGTATATTTCactaaaaaaaatttcatatgTTCATTTCACTATGGAGTGACACTTTCGTGTACATTTCACTCACTTTCATGATATGTTCATTTCAGTCATACTGTGAAGTGACACTTTGGTGTATATTGCACTACAAAATTTCATATGTTCATTTCACTGTGGAGTGACACTTTCGTGTACTTTTCACTCACTTTCATGATATGTTCATTTCAGTCATACTGTGGAGTGACACTTTGGTGTATATTTCACTACAAAATTTCATATGTTCATTTCACTATGGAGTGACACTTTTGTGTACATTCCACTCACTTTCATGATATGTTCATTTCAGTCA
This Glandiceps talaboti chromosome 13, keGlaTala1.1, whole genome shotgun sequence DNA region includes the following protein-coding sequences:
- the LOC144444560 gene encoding calmodulin-regulated spectrin-associated protein 1-like isoform X3 produces the protein MTQQRQAIDSVAMSHEVPEIIPLDRYDAFKNKVHACIYWLISKAYPNDNIPEEFRAPFYMDNQGTEHVKPSVINQLVSAELYCRACSNIFQNIEYQWQGHWSVIQILSRKGIYVVDSNEEAVTEGLLIQNAPFKPNAHLALIECIMLAYIAEVVTIERVVQSVRRFATFNASSDLPYNSEDALLFWLNKICVTVKHRLEKEQKIQQQQLLQLPVAQAQRNDDTSLPRIIPKLVPPIPVMDDLLKDMGDGRCVAVALHFYAPQLLQIEDISIHENMSFADSIFNLQVIKSFSMAYMPGSYHLEHEDLLYTPLPLKTNILVYLAEVFWYMEMRRPDWVQPQGVTVERPVEKPESQKPPTGSRIGFTKSRPVSVAISSATKRSFQSSTTPPGPLRASHSNPEINKLVASQSAQPLLPRRYRHQRNSVHLDDKNENKQLRRFSSLENVKNSTIAWPEVADSSYYSGKGDKEGNGNGVNDLMKSEISESGSLLANVSIDTNLDEDLTDLELQSITSSVMSPLQTPTSVRTPSDNGVLMPATVKPRKENMHVIKKEEERGELLKRKTPSVERLNKNGEIPERVDGDSINDSSPDSIPDSIIMDQPPMRTKTKHGEAFFIDTSPTSPVEPAVTGSYTIADKPVTAESAVAAGIPIVSESPRKNPKEYLHGNPHTRHDMNITGSPQHSRHTETPRQPAGKITSMDGAGTNHITDTEISRDRDRELHKLHNDQTDREDTKKLFMMQFGQAMHRQQHVTPHQQDLGGEDGKTSHVACREAYDTTTTDTNHTHGNHADNRTMHLHNNVLTRQHEDELTGHNAHSNTVNHNMTSWLQHTHQHHSTNDNKTDSTSTVPVTSELMQIRMKLEEKRRLIESDKKHLEKSRARQRQRMGKAAFLQVIGKKDGPSSEVDVRERLAPRQQNVGQQPVPDEYYNKSFEKINANLTQLQGELLRLSQQQEQMKTAMTDSPRENEPQQEHFWLDRSGDQRQGDTESGGGVGGFYLGETPSSSVASTPSSTRSWAAENPLSKQSDYVGNWASAPNLTGSKPQRAPSPAYAESPDKYHQIGVTPSKFQPPDRYQQPSVTPSKFQPPDRYQQPSVTPSKFQAPDRYQQPAIIPSKFQRPASPRLQSGFQPGVTPSRYQPMTTPSITPSKFQPPDTGPANFSPAFSISPGEPNTSMGTNFAYSPFTNQTPSSVTGFTRTNQAAPAVTGYTPPSTNQNTSPIPFTLEQAMSSPYPAVSQQPASFAPSASHVSQQRTVQPLQPSATAPIQPAAASTPSPELLPQTLPSPVQQQPVQQQPSPTKQPRVVQQPESIPQKVVETEPVKPTPVIAQVLPKKVESEKKVSQPGDINTIAMTPQPVVLEKSPIIMDIKEEREKQQVQEENAKEEEEGEDGKVRGFIVGQESANDISTAKKKENFLRSRLKRQEEERAKKAAREVEAEKRREEQRIKQEEVERKKEEDRLRRERLKQEYLKRKQQQQQEQEQEKEDKDIIRKPRKPRPKSRVLSQPNLDQDLGSRESVVSTMSTQSQGPKLFVKPTTKTNRHLITNAITYCVLPGYVNRDMKDKILEELAKAEAKHFLILFRDAGCQFRAFYAYTPETEEIVKFYGTGPRQVAHSMIEKLFKYNSGGKHFSVIPSKTMSVSVDAFTIHNHLWQSKKAGLPKKH